Proteins encoded together in one Telopea speciosissima isolate NSW1024214 ecotype Mountain lineage chromosome 4, Tspe_v1, whole genome shotgun sequence window:
- the LOC122660175 gene encoding zinc finger CCCH domain-containing protein 18 isoform X2 has product MQSFLRDAEEGLLNLKRSRLLQEIDSIQRSEATIEDVEVEPLDPTNVEAEPLEANDYSIGSKCRFRHSDGRWYNGLIVGLESSNSARISFLTPTSESMLMCKFFLQQRCRFGSNCRLSHGVDVSLSSLRSYIPTTWQESLVGSSIWAVSENKAGIWREAELESWDDKLGIGQVVFRDDGSSVMRRGDALSLSEYAQMSEEEEEDDSGAEQSDSSAYDEESPQGLGFLEATTQQRGIQTDTAVFATWEHHTRGIASKMMANMGYREGMGLGVSGQGMVNPISVKVLPPKQSIDYALKSSTNEDNKENQGKKRSRGGKRKRDKKYAAAVRAARDEEDLEPDVFSFINSQLSMQSGAQNESAKKQQTKGVGEAKKEDRRSLVAYDDEVRELKVRVEKLEEMAKRNQKEKVVYEAALRKLNETRNALANAEANHAAALKTVVSKEKEKRWMKF; this is encoded by the exons ATGCAGAGCTTCTTGCG GGATGCGGAAGAAGGGCTTCTAAACCTGAAACGTTCACGGTTATTGCAAGAGATTGACTCAATACAAAGATCCGAAGCGACTATTGAAGATGTTGAGGTGGAGCCCCTTGATCCAACAAATGTTGAGGCAGAACCATTGGAAGCAAACGATTATAGTATTGGCTCAAAATGTAGATTCCGTCACTCTGATGGTCGCTGGTATAATGGCCTCATAGTGGGGTTAGAAAGCTCTAATTCGGCAAGGATTTCTTTTCTTACACCCACATCTGAAAGCATGTTG ATGTGCAAGTTCTTCCTACAGCAGCGGTGTCGATTTGGTAGCAACTGCCGTTTATCGCATG GAGTTGATGTTTCCCTATCTTCTCTCAGAAGTTATATCCCAACAACATGGCAAGAGTCATTAGTAGGATCCAGCATCTGGGCAGTCTCAGAAAACAAGGCTGGGATCTGGAGGGAAGCTGAGCTTGAGTCATGGGATGACAAACTTGGAATTGGTCAGGTTGTCTTTCGGGATGATGGAAGCTCTGTAATGCGTAGGGGTGATGCACTTTCGTTGTCTGAATATGCTCAAATGagtgaagaggaggaagaagatgattcGGGTGCAGAACAATCTGATTCAAGTGCCTATGACGAAGAAAGCCCTCAAGGTCTAGGGTTTTTGGAAGCAACCACACAACAGCGAGGCATCCAAACTGACACAGCTGTGTTTGCAACATGGGAGCATCATACCCGGGGTATAGCTTCCAAAATGATGGCCAACATGGGTTACCGTGAAGGGATGGGTTTAGGTGTCTCCGGTCAGGGTATGGTTAACCCAATTTCTGTGAAAGTCCTTCCGCCTAAGCAGTCAATTGATTATGCATTAAAGTCTTCCACAAATGAAGACAATAAAGAAAATCAGGGGAAGAAACGCAGCAGAGGTGGGAAAAGGAAGCGTGATAAGAAGTATGCCGCAGCTGTACGGGCAGCAAGAGATGAGGAGGACTTGGAACCAGATGTCTTTAGTTTCATCAATAGCCAGCTCAGCATGCAAAGTGGAGCGCAGAATGAGTCGGCCAAGAAACAACAAACTAAAGGTGTAGGGGAGGCAAAGAAAGAAGACAGACGGTCTTTGGTAGCTTATGACGATGAAGTGAGAGAGTTGAAGGTCCGGGTTGAGAAGCTGGAAGAAATGGCGAAGCGGAACCAGAAAGAGAAAGTGGTCTACGAAGCTGCTTTGAGAAAATTGAATGAGACCCGCAATGCTTTGGCTAATGCTGAGGCAAATCATGCAGCTGCACTAAAGACGGTTGTCagcaaggagaaagaaaagagatggaTGAAATTTTGA
- the LOC122660175 gene encoding zinc finger CCCH domain-containing protein 18 isoform X1, with protein sequence MADEEERALEQQMELQLEEQRESLTAINDALVSDPSNAELLAVHEELVMAIRDAEEGLLNLKRSRLLQEIDSIQRSEATIEDVEVEPLDPTNVEAEPLEANDYSIGSKCRFRHSDGRWYNGLIVGLESSNSARISFLTPTSESMLMCKFFLQQRCRFGSNCRLSHGVDVSLSSLRSYIPTTWQESLVGSSIWAVSENKAGIWREAELESWDDKLGIGQVVFRDDGSSVMRRGDALSLSEYAQMSEEEEEDDSGAEQSDSSAYDEESPQGLGFLEATTQQRGIQTDTAVFATWEHHTRGIASKMMANMGYREGMGLGVSGQGMVNPISVKVLPPKQSIDYALKSSTNEDNKENQGKKRSRGGKRKRDKKYAAAVRAARDEEDLEPDVFSFINSQLSMQSGAQNESAKKQQTKGVGEAKKEDRRSLVAYDDEVRELKVRVEKLEEMAKRNQKEKVVYEAALRKLNETRNALANAEANHAAALKTVVSKEKEKRWMKF encoded by the exons ATGGCGGACGAAGAAGAAAGAGCTCTGGAGCAGCAGATGGAGCTTCAATTAGAAGAACAGAGGGAGTCACTGACTGCTATAAATGATGCCCTAGTCTCAGATCCATCGAATGCAGAGCTTCTTGCG GTTCATGAGGAGCTTGTTATGGCAATCAGGGATGCGGAAGAAGGGCTTCTAAACCTGAAACGTTCACGGTTATTGCAAGAGATTGACTCAATACAAAGATCCGAAGCGACTATTGAAGATGTTGAGGTGGAGCCCCTTGATCCAACAAATGTTGAGGCAGAACCATTGGAAGCAAACGATTATAGTATTGGCTCAAAATGTAGATTCCGTCACTCTGATGGTCGCTGGTATAATGGCCTCATAGTGGGGTTAGAAAGCTCTAATTCGGCAAGGATTTCTTTTCTTACACCCACATCTGAAAGCATGTTG ATGTGCAAGTTCTTCCTACAGCAGCGGTGTCGATTTGGTAGCAACTGCCGTTTATCGCATG GAGTTGATGTTTCCCTATCTTCTCTCAGAAGTTATATCCCAACAACATGGCAAGAGTCATTAGTAGGATCCAGCATCTGGGCAGTCTCAGAAAACAAGGCTGGGATCTGGAGGGAAGCTGAGCTTGAGTCATGGGATGACAAACTTGGAATTGGTCAGGTTGTCTTTCGGGATGATGGAAGCTCTGTAATGCGTAGGGGTGATGCACTTTCGTTGTCTGAATATGCTCAAATGagtgaagaggaggaagaagatgattcGGGTGCAGAACAATCTGATTCAAGTGCCTATGACGAAGAAAGCCCTCAAGGTCTAGGGTTTTTGGAAGCAACCACACAACAGCGAGGCATCCAAACTGACACAGCTGTGTTTGCAACATGGGAGCATCATACCCGGGGTATAGCTTCCAAAATGATGGCCAACATGGGTTACCGTGAAGGGATGGGTTTAGGTGTCTCCGGTCAGGGTATGGTTAACCCAATTTCTGTGAAAGTCCTTCCGCCTAAGCAGTCAATTGATTATGCATTAAAGTCTTCCACAAATGAAGACAATAAAGAAAATCAGGGGAAGAAACGCAGCAGAGGTGGGAAAAGGAAGCGTGATAAGAAGTATGCCGCAGCTGTACGGGCAGCAAGAGATGAGGAGGACTTGGAACCAGATGTCTTTAGTTTCATCAATAGCCAGCTCAGCATGCAAAGTGGAGCGCAGAATGAGTCGGCCAAGAAACAACAAACTAAAGGTGTAGGGGAGGCAAAGAAAGAAGACAGACGGTCTTTGGTAGCTTATGACGATGAAGTGAGAGAGTTGAAGGTCCGGGTTGAGAAGCTGGAAGAAATGGCGAAGCGGAACCAGAAAGAGAAAGTGGTCTACGAAGCTGCTTTGAGAAAATTGAATGAGACCCGCAATGCTTTGGCTAATGCTGAGGCAAATCATGCAGCTGCACTAAAGACGGTTGTCagcaaggagaaagaaaagagatggaTGAAATTTTGA